The following proteins come from a genomic window of Lolium rigidum isolate FL_2022 chromosome 5, APGP_CSIRO_Lrig_0.1, whole genome shotgun sequence:
- the LOC124655143 gene encoding cinnamoyl-CoA reductase 1-like — MAPPRRVCVTGGGGFIASWLVKLLLSRGYAVHATLRDPCDPKNVHLKQLDRASDNLHLFKADVLDCETLTRAFEGCEGVFHLATPVPEDKIIDPEAEVMAPAVKGTSNVLKVCLAMKVQKVIVLSSTAAVDFNPNWPQGRLKDESCWSDKECCKENEDWYSVAKIVAEQASLEYAEKNGLTVVTLCPPLVFGPLLQPMVNTSSKFLIYVIKGGPDVMNNKLWHMVDVRDVADALLLVYEKAESSGRYICAPNNICTKDLVDLLKKMYPKYSYVNNIIDVEHKAPITSQKLRGLGWEPRKLEETLSDSVECYEKTGLLQDSTGRPFRLPHLFRLAGDQ; from the exons ATGGCACCGCCGCGGCGCGTGTGCgtgaccggcggcggcgggttcATCGCCTCGTGGCTCGTCAAGCTGCTACTCTCGCGCGGCTACGCCGTCCACGCCACCCTCCGCGATCCAT GTGATCCCAAGAACGTCCATCTCAAGCAGCTGGACAGGGCGTCGGACAATCTTCACCTGTTCAAGGCTGACGTGCTAGACTGCGAGACGCTAACACGTGCGTTCGAGGGATGCGAGGGGGTCTTCCACCTCGCCACTCCGGTGCCCGAAGATAAGATCATTGATCCTGAGGCAG AAGTAATGGCTCCGGCAGTTAAGGGCACTTCAAATGTGCTAAAGGTTTGCTTGGCTATGAAGGTTCAGAAAGTCATTGTATTGTCCTCCACTGCTGCTGTTGATTTTAACCCGAATTGGCCTCAAGGTAGACTCAAAGATGAGAGTTGCTGGTCAGACAAAGAGTGCTGCAAGGAGAATGAG GACTGGTATTCTGTTGCCAAGATTGTGGCTGAACAGGCATCCCTTGAATATGCAGAGAAAAATGGATTGACCGTGGTTACACTTTGCCCTCCTTTAGTGTTTGGACCATTATTACAACCTATGGTGAATACCAGTAGCAAATTCTTAATCTATGTTATAAAAG GAGGTCCTGACGTGATGAACAACAAGCTGTGGCACATGGTAGACGTGCGTGATGTGGCTGATGCCTTACTGCTTGTGTACGAAAAGGCGGAATCATCCGGGAGATATATATGCGCACCTAATAACATCTGCACGAAGGATTTGGTGGACCTGCTGAAGAAGATGTACCCAAAGTACAGCTATGTGAACAA CATCATCGACGTGGAACACAAAGCACCGATAACATCGCAGAAGCTGAGGGGTCTGGGCTGGGAGCCGCGGAAGCTCGAAGAGACGCTCTCGGACAGCGTGGAATGTTACGAGAAGACCGGCCTTCTTCAGGATTCGACTGGGCGTCCCTTCCGGCTTCCCCATCTCTTCCGTTTGGCTGGCGATCAGTGA